A window of Leptospira stimsonii contains these coding sequences:
- a CDS encoding TetR/AcrR family transcriptional regulator encodes MNSKKKHVRSPVQSRSIERKENIIEAAYKLVKQRGYAETGIRDIVEAAGVSIGTFYSYYRDKNDIALEILRKYSEEFYGSLAGDTIDSLKGESNLSAILYEILLRMKNSALKNPKLHRELAILSLTDAKIAAAVKKIEKERIQTEASKLLQYFAGKVQLRSEPTSLLIAQRAMDDIISYMVLQGFDVDSETILRETALMISSYLLRK; translated from the coding sequence ATGAACTCAAAGAAGAAACATGTCCGAAGTCCGGTCCAGAGCCGTTCTATTGAACGAAAGGAAAATATCATAGAAGCGGCCTACAAACTCGTGAAACAAAGGGGTTATGCGGAAACTGGGATCCGAGATATCGTCGAGGCCGCCGGCGTTTCGATCGGAACCTTCTATTCTTACTATCGAGATAAGAACGACATCGCGCTCGAGATCCTTCGAAAATACAGCGAAGAATTCTACGGCAGTCTCGCCGGAGACACGATTGATTCTCTCAAAGGTGAATCCAATCTCAGTGCGATTCTTTATGAAATCCTTCTCCGAATGAAAAACTCCGCTTTAAAAAATCCGAAACTTCATCGCGAACTCGCGATTCTCTCTCTTACGGACGCAAAGATAGCGGCCGCGGTAAAAAAGATTGAGAAGGAAAGAATCCAAACGGAAGCTTCCAAATTACTTCAATACTTCGCCGGTAAAGTGCAATTGCGTTCGGAACCGACGAGCCTTTTGATCGCACAAAGAGCGATGGATGATATCATCAGTTATATGGTCCTCCAAGGCTTCGACGTGGATTCGGAAACGATCCTTCGAGAAACGGCTCTGATGATCAGCTCTTATCTGTTGCGAAAATAG